In one Pungitius pungitius chromosome 13, fPunPun2.1, whole genome shotgun sequence genomic region, the following are encoded:
- the LOC119214562 gene encoding BLOC-2 complex member HPS6 — MARLALKQLSDFGDFTNGTELTEIIKVTSNELHDSLSNIRLSPDGRHVHVILRGPTVGLVTLDKYERPLLAQNQKKLDLRLTRTVPIVDILYLDHRNSARDTAAVAVVYENGKAEFWKFQECKAGWRLLQTSDLCNSPRAKVVSVCACSNLIIWCEERAPSESTPAPSAPRNKLRYCVCRRDFEVEEGAVSLGGVKIALHNNPKFNVVSSGEVIHLLPDVKGKPLMSISKCFVSWSPRQDSFTVSATCKSTPLKRLSAQESDLKKLVTDCVGYLSTLEPPEICAFSPTACGGLLLLLGTGWVCLLQKDGLLRRVYKLADTCSAVRGAPISLCMYQDIIAVLFGQDLRLIDVNCGRELEKMRLKKEGLLYENGAERGAPHLLSETGLFAVVSKETGSMDCSSVLKQSGPSVESIHPGALLVEAVFEEACKYYQQRSLSSTQLTVDALKKGGRFQAPTSLASILRNYLSTGPRQKGAAPAQNGGAGCAGGQDKLTGSLEAELKALVSLEEVKGSLVRGNAKEVLAVCESLVEKEVARLFSASELDKGALLYLNSLFSVFPGQLWRAAQAALQLHCNGDGSLSSGAPPDVWKTVLSPAGTPSSPACFSFANGGPKHNHSLKGDHNANCTAALPVFELLCHSVFHFQPSWLPRFLELAQHQQQQQGSAGLGLSRASSSSWGFSGGRGGEAGENNVPLYKRALCVLSGLAPDRDGRQDLEVELMLVSGRPNAILQALRILMAKRRWERVTQVAQRFCKQSPLLNKEIFTTLLCEVIQHRDLDPYLDLLWALCPEDLTVTTILNLVLKNLPSSNTLPPSSFSASHNASTPPAPFADSHSGQLTVGLLKPLLKKVLQRETKPSQRYADILQSPSFPPPAPPRQPAQPPRSISDPCNASSSGDAGGSDQQASTNTTVQRARVVLPMDPV, encoded by the coding sequence ATGGCGCGTCTGGCGTTGAAGCAACTGTCAGATTTCGGGGATTTCACAAACGGAACAGAGCTGACTGAGATCATTAAAGTGACAAGTAACGAGCTCCATGACAGCCTGTCGAACATTCGCCTCAGTCCGGATGGACGTCACGTCCATGTCATCCTCCGCGGACCTACGGTCGGACTCGTGACTCTGGACAAATATGAAAGACCCCTTCTCGCCCAGAACCAGAAGAAGCTGGACTTGCGGTTGACACGGACCGTGCCTATCGTGGATATCTTATACCTGGACCATCGCAACAGCGCCAGAGACACGGCAGCCGTGGCCGTGGTTTATGAGAACGGAAAAGCTGAGTTTTGGAAATTCCAGGAGTGCAAAGCTGGCTGGCGTCTCCTGCAAACTTCCGATTTGTGCAACAGCCCTCGGGCAAAAGTGGTGTCCGTCTGCGCATGCTCCAATCTGATCATCTGGTGCGAGGAGAGGGCGCCCTCAGAGAGCACCCCGGCCCCCAGCGCCCCGAGGAACAAGCTGAGATACTGTGTCTGCAGACGGGACTTCGAGGTGGAGGAAGGGGCCGTCAGCCTCGGAGGGGTGAAAATCGCCCTCCACAACAATCCTAAATTCAACGTGGTCAGCTCGGGTGAAGTGATACATCTCCTTCCCgacgtgaaagggaagccgctGATGAGCATCTCCAAGTGTTTCGTCTCCTGGTCCCCTCGCCAGGACTCCTTCACAGTCAGCGCCACGTGTAAGAGCACCCCCCTGAAGAGGCTTTCAGCCCAAGAGTCCGACTTAAAGAAGTTGGTGACGGACTGCGTGGGATATTTATCAACCCTCGAACCACCTGAGATCTGCGCCTTCTCCCCCACCGCCTGCgggggcctgctgctgctgctcggcacCGGGTGGGTCTGTCTCCTGCAGAAGGACGGGCTGCTGCGGCGGGTCTACAAACTCGCGGACACCTGCTCGGCGGTGCGTGGCGCTCCCATCAGCCTGTGCATGTACCAGGACATCATAGCGGTGCTGTTCGGGCAGGACCTGCGTCTGATAGACGTGAACTGTGGCAGGGAGCTGGAAAAGATGAGGCTGAAGAAAGAGGGGTTGTTGTATGAAAATGGGGCCGAAAGGGGTGCGCCTCACCTGCTCTCAGAAACCGGCCTTTTCGCGGTTGTGAGCAAGGAGACGGGCTCCATGGATTGCAGCTCTGTTCTGAAGCAGTCTGGTCCCAGCGTGGAGAGCATTCATCCGGGGGCCCTCCTGGTAGAGGCCGTCTTCGAGGAGGCCTGCAAATACTACCAGCAGAGGAGCCTGAGCAGCACCCAGCTCACCGTGGACGCGCTGAAGAAAGGAGGCAGGTTCCAGGCCCCCACCTCGTTGGCGTCCATCCTCAGGAACTACCTCAGCACGGGGCCGAGGCAGAAAGGAGCGGCGCCGGCCCAGAATGGGGGAGCGGGGTGTGCGGGGGGACAAGACAAGCTGACAGGCTCTCTGGAGGCCGAGCTCAAGGCTCTGGTCTccctggaggaggtgaaggggagTTTGGTGAGGGGGAATGCCAAAGAGGTGCTGGCAGTGTGCGAGAGTCTGGTTGAGAAAGAAGTAGCCAGGCTGTTCTCGGCCTCGGAGCTGGACAAAGGGGCCCTGCTGTACCTCAACTCCCTCTTCAGCGTCTTCCCCGGGCAGTTGTGGAGAGCGGCGCAGGCCGCCCTCCAGCTGCACTGCAACGGGGACGGCTCTCTGTCCAGCGGGGCTCCCCCGGACGTGTGGAAAACGGTCCTCAGTCCCGCCGGGACGCCCAGCTCCCCGGCCTGCTTCTCCTTCGCAAACGGTGGGCCAAAACACAACCACAGCCTCAAAGGGGATCACAACGCCAACTGCACGGCCGCCCTGCCGGTGTTTGAGCTCCTCTGCCACTCCGTTTTCCACTTCCAGCCCAGCTGGTTGCCCAGGTTCCTGGAGCTCGCCCAGcatcagcagcaacagcagggcTCAGCCGGCCTGGGCCTCAGCcgggcctcctcttcctcctggggCTTCTCGGGCGGTAGAGGAGGGGAGGCCGGGGAGAACAACGTGCCGCTCTACAAACGCGCCCTGTGCGTCTTGTCCGGCCTGGCCCCGGACCGAGACGGACGGCAGGACTTGGAGGTGGAGCTGATGCTGGTCAGCGGGCGGCCCAACGCCATCCTGCAGGCGTTGAGGATCCTCATGGCCAAGCGGCGGTGGGAGCGAGTCACCCAGGTGGCCCAGAGGTTCTGCAAACAGAGTCCGCTGCTCAACAAGGAGATTTTCACTACTCTGCTGTGCGAGGTGATTCAGCACCGGGACCTGGACCCTTATTTGGACCTGCTTTGGGCGCTGTGCCCCGAGGACCTCACAGTCACCACCATTCTCAACCTGGTGCTGAAAAACCTCCCCTCCTCTAACACCCTCCCGCCATCGTCCTTCTCCGCGTCCCACAACGCCTCCACGCCGCCCGCTCCCTTCGCGGACTCCCACAGCGGCCAGTTGACTGTCGGGCTGTTGAAACCTCTGCTGAAGAAAGTCCTTCAGAGGGAGACCAAGCCCAGCCAGCGCTACGCGGACATTCTCCAGTCCCCGTCgttcccccctcctgccccccctcgCCAGCCTGCACAGCCGCCCAGGTCCATCTCAGATCCGTGCAACGCTTCATCTTCTGGCGACGCAGGAGGATCCGATCAGCAGGCTTCCACAAATACAACTGTGCAGAGAGCCCGGGTGGTACTACCCATGGACCCGGTCTGA